In Pseudorasbora parva isolate DD20220531a chromosome 1, ASM2467924v1, whole genome shotgun sequence, the DNA window tCATACTAGTTATCCTGTGAAACAAATTCATAGCAAGAGAATTTCCTGCTCCTAGTCACCATAGTAAGCTACAAAAATGGAAATATGAAtgggaatatacttcagagatattttactcacaaGAATGTCTAGGGGTGCCAATTAATGTGACAAACAagcattacaattttttttttttttttttttggtattgCGTTTTGGAAGGATTGTATTTGGGTTGTTTTCATTAAATATTGTTTCATTACATTAATATGGTCATGCTGAAATGTGTTACATTATGTCTGTATATTGATGGATACTACTAGTCTACAAAtcttaaaacataaatattctGAGAAACATTTGACTCCATATTTTACAGACCGCCGAGTCCACAAAGCAGATCAACTCTGATTCATCAAGGTCCTCCAAAACGATTTCGTCTAGACACAGAGAGAAAAGTGCTTGATGATAATGGGAAAGTCAGAAAATGGACTTATGGGAGAAAAGATgccagaaaacaaaacaaaattgttCTGTTGGTGGGAGAAACCGGCGCTGGCAAGACGACTCTCATCAACACCATGGTCAACTATGTATTAGAAGTGAATGTTGAGGAAGAGCTATGGTATGAAATCACAGAAGAAGAAGCCAGAGACCAATCCGAATCACAAACCTCTGAAATCACCATGTATGAGGTCTGTCCTGAAGAGAGTCCTGTATCTCTTACTATCATTGATACTCCAGGATATGGAGACACTAGAGGACTGGAAAAAGATCTGGAAGTTGCTGAGAATTTGGCCATGCTGTTTCAGAGCAGTGATGGCGTTTGTGAGATTGACGCAGTGTGTTTTGTAATTCAAGCCTCTAAGAATCGTCTCTCGGACAGACAGCATTACATTATCAGTTCAGCTTTATCTTTGTTTGGCAATGACATTGTGAACAACATTTTGTTTCTAATCACACACTCTGATGGTCTACCACCCAAAAATGTCCTCAGTGCCATTAATAAAGCTCAAATCCCCTGCAGACGAGACAAAAAAGGCCAACCTGTTCATTTCTTATTCAACAACCGGCAGTCAGACGCCCGTCACAATGACAAACGTTACCTTCGTGCTCAAAGAGACGCCTGGGAAGACAGCATGGACAGCATGAAGGACTTCCTTCAGTCTCTGGATGAAAAGAACAGAAGAAGTTTAGAGCTGACTTCAGATGTCCTGATGGAGCGCATTCAATTTGAAGCATTCATCTGTAACTTACAGCTGCGAGTCAAAGAGAAAGAgtcaaaaaaatctgaaaaaaatcaGATCCAGCAGGCAATGAGAGAAAACAAGGAAATGCTTGATAGGGATACAAACTTTATCATTAGAATCCAAAAGGCTGTCAAAGAGAAGGTGCCCATTGGAAGCACTTCAATAACTTCATGGAAGAGCAGGAAGGCGACGACCTGCACTGTCTGTGAGGAAAACTGCCATGAGTTTGGATGCTGGTGGAGTTCTGATCCCAGCAAATGTGAAGTCATGAAAAACGGCTACTGCA includes these proteins:
- the LOC137072967 gene encoding probable DNA double-strand break repair Rad50 ATPase — its product is MSCRPPSPQSRSTLIHQGPPKRFRLDTERKVLDDNGKVRKWTYGRKDARKQNKIVLLVGETGAGKTTLINTMVNYVLEVNVEEELWYEITEEEARDQSESQTSEITMYEVCPEESPVSLTIIDTPGYGDTRGLEKDLEVAENLAMLFQSSDGVCEIDAVCFVIQASKNRLSDRQHYIISSALSLFGNDIVNNILFLITHSDGLPPKNVLSAINKAQIPCRRDKKGQPVHFLFNNRQSDARHNDKRYLRAQRDAWEDSMDSMKDFLQSLDEKNRRSLELTSDVLMERIQFEAFICNLQLRVKEKESKKSEKNQIQQAMRENKEMLDRDTNFIIRIQKAVKEKVPIGSTSITSWKSRKATTCTVCEENCHEFGCWWSSDPSKCEVMKNGYCTVCTRRCHHSKHVREDKKYIVSFSNVMVKFDDIKNEYERAQTKRFGVVMDNLDKDLQEIEDQKQILLFNAYKTIKHLSQIALKPDSTLTLQHLDFFIPRLREAGKETWVKELEEMRRTAETEEANKDALSYLKAGLTKLFLGNVFVFPYYSRKTSVGKIQEILVPSDKRSRLTGVRERTLSLLFGIT